In Halobacterium noricense, the genomic stretch AAGAACTCCGCAATCGTGCCACTGTCATTATATGTACAAATACAGACAGTAAACAGCGGGCCCTGATTCATCCGTTATACGTAGTAGAGTTCAGCATAAAAAGACCACCGTTTCCTGTAGTCTAACGCTTATACAATAGTGTCTACAGCGGTCTGGACTAGTTCCCTCGCACGCTTCTGAAAGGCCTCTCGGCCCCACGGTTGGGCTGCCTCACGGATACGATCCGGATTCCAGTCTCCGTTCAGGACACGGTTAATTCCGGATCTGATCCCGTCCTCTGAGACGGCGGTGACAACGCCGGTTTCCCCGTCAACAACGTGGTTACGCAGATTTGGCTCGTCGGGAACGATAACCGGTTTGCCTGCAGCTTGAAACTCCTTCGGCGTGATACCGCAATGTTCGAGTTTGGCGAAAGCAACACCACCGATACTCCTGGCCACGACTTCCTCTAGTTCACTATCAGTTAGCCCGGGCCGAACTTCGACATTTTGGAACTCCGAAAGTTTGGACTGGAGGGGGCCAGACCCGATCACGACGAGTCGTACATCAGCGTTTGAATTCGCGAATGCCCGAGCAACCAGTTCGGGGCGTTTCATTGGGACGAGACGGCAAACCATCACGAAGTAGGGGGGTGAATCGGGTTTA encodes the following:
- a CDS encoding glycosyltransferase; translation: MDAEFPFQSEFHNGMSGWFYRQIPKHYAEFRVGQRFGGLEFDEDVLLSTSTMSKWIVPKYHQSHINYCHVPPPHFYGIPKPGPFEWAKSLGLGVIDQHFTTFVDEIIANSEFTRQRIQRHYRTNSEVLHPPVRVNNFYADKPDSPPYFVMVCRLVPMKRPELVARAFANSNADVRLVVIGSGPLQSKLSEFQNVEVRPGLTDSELEEVVARSIGGVAFAKLEHCGITPKEFQAAGKPVIVPDEPNLRNHVVDGETGVVTAVSEDGIRSGINRVLNGDWNPDRIREAAQPWGREAFQKRARELVQTAVDTIV